A single Nostoc sp. PCC 7107 DNA region contains:
- a CDS encoding PAS domain S-box protein — MQLAVVNDSKQEIVQIRENEQRKQIQSLVQLARSKTFQKGNLKAILQEITEVAAKTLAVERVGVWLYSADHTTIECRNLYDLKKKIHTSGQTLLKANHPNYFQSLEVDRSLAISDAINDNRTQELAASYLKVFGIASLLDAPIWLGGRVVGVVCHEHFGDMRQWTVEEENFASSIADFVALAIEASDRHTVQAALQKSEAKFRAIFERSSIGIGLADIKAEIVDINPTLSQMLGYSREELYGKYFIDYISHQKGDLEVYKQLISGMRDRIEIEKHFRHKNGQLVWTHLSISMIPGSNGTPEFFLAIIEDITERKQTELKLHTSQAAAEAGNRAKNEFLATMSHELRTPLNAIMGLSQLLQQGMVGSLNEKQQEYINCIYSSGEHLLAIINDILDLSKVEAGKEELNLSTVSVVDLCNYAISTVHDQAKEKGLNLISEIDPQAETCKVDIRRSKQMLINLLTNAIKFTPTGQVSLEINKVPEGINFTVADTGIGIDSNQFQFLFEPFKQLDSRLNRQYEGTGLGLALTRKLARLHGGDVTVESKLGEGSRFTLFLPDQADLTTDIIIVDEDTNKFSSTPNKLNEKRILLAEAEANIGIFLHDYLQLIGYQVELVNTGDNLLEKIANFQPNLILLDTQFLPSQDTRIYQRWMQKSELQNIAVVFMGSNENELPELNLGKADKYDYILKPIRIIQLESILMRYFS; from the coding sequence ATGCAATTAGCAGTGGTTAATGATAGTAAACAAGAGATTGTGCAAATCAGAGAAAATGAGCAACGTAAACAGATTCAATCCCTAGTGCAATTGGCCAGGAGTAAGACATTCCAAAAAGGCAATCTCAAGGCAATATTACAAGAAATTACAGAAGTGGCAGCAAAAACACTGGCTGTTGAGCGAGTTGGAGTATGGTTATACAGTGCTGATCACACCACAATTGAATGTCGAAATTTGTATGACTTGAAGAAAAAAATACATACATCAGGTCAGACATTATTAAAAGCAAATCATCCTAATTATTTCCAAAGTTTGGAAGTGGATCGCAGTTTAGCAATTAGTGATGCTATTAACGATAATAGAACCCAGGAATTAGCCGCATCTTATTTAAAAGTATTTGGCATCGCATCATTACTAGATGCACCAATTTGGCTAGGAGGGCGTGTGGTAGGTGTAGTATGTCATGAACACTTTGGAGACATGCGCCAGTGGACTGTAGAGGAAGAAAACTTTGCTAGTTCAATTGCCGACTTTGTGGCCTTAGCAATAGAAGCCAGCGATCGCCACACTGTACAAGCAGCGTTACAAAAAAGTGAAGCCAAGTTTCGCGCAATATTTGAGCGTTCGTCTATTGGCATTGGACTTGCAGATATCAAAGCCGAGATAGTAGATATTAATCCCACCTTATCGCAAATGCTGGGATACAGTCGGGAAGAACTGTATGGCAAGTACTTTATCGATTATATTTCCCACCAAAAAGGAGATTTAGAGGTATATAAACAACTAATATCAGGAATGCGCGATCGCATTGAAATCGAAAAGCATTTCCGGCATAAAAATGGTCAGTTAGTTTGGACTCACCTCTCGATTTCCATGATTCCTGGGAGTAATGGTACACCAGAGTTTTTTCTGGCAATTATAGAAGATATTACTGAGCGCAAACAAACAGAGTTGAAACTCCATACATCTCAAGCAGCCGCAGAAGCTGGTAATCGCGCTAAAAACGAATTTTTAGCTACAATGAGTCATGAACTGCGAACTCCTTTAAATGCAATTATGGGCTTATCACAGTTGTTGCAGCAAGGAATGGTTGGTTCTTTAAATGAAAAACAACAAGAATATATTAATTGTATATATAGTAGCGGAGAACATTTACTAGCAATCATTAACGATATTCTTGATTTATCAAAAGTAGAAGCAGGTAAAGAAGAACTAAATTTATCAACTGTATCGGTAGTAGATTTATGCAATTACGCCATTTCAACAGTACATGATCAAGCTAAAGAAAAAGGTTTAAACCTAATCAGCGAAATTGATCCACAGGCAGAAACTTGTAAAGTGGATATTCGCCGGAGCAAACAAATGTTAATTAATCTGCTGACGAATGCGATTAAATTTACACCAACCGGTCAAGTAAGTTTAGAAATTAATAAAGTGCCAGAAGGCATTAACTTTACAGTTGCAGATACTGGTATTGGTATAGATAGTAATCAATTTCAATTTCTCTTTGAACCATTTAAACAATTAGATAGCCGCTTAAATCGTCAGTATGAAGGCACAGGCTTAGGTTTAGCCTTGACACGTAAATTAGCCCGATTGCATGGTGGAGATGTAACAGTCGAATCTAAATTGGGAGAAGGCAGCCGTTTCACCTTATTTCTACCAGATCAAGCAGATTTAACCACAGATATTATCATAGTAGATGAAGATACTAATAAATTTTCTTCAACGCCAAACAAATTAAATGAAAAACGCATTTTACTGGCTGAAGCAGAAGCAAATATAGGCATATTTTTACACGACTATCTGCAACTTATTGGCTACCAAGTTGAGTTGGTAAATACTGGAGATAACTTATTAGAAAAAATTGCCAATTTCCAGCCAAACTTAATTTTGTTAGATACGCAATTTTTGCCAAGTCAAGACACAAGAATCTACCAAAGATGGATGCAGAAGTCTGAATTGCAAAATATTGCTGTGGTGTTTATGGGTAGTAATGAAAATGAATTGCCAGAATTGAATTTGGGAAAAGCAGATAAATATGACTATATTTTAAAGCCAATTCGGATTATTCAGCTTGAATCAATTCTGATGCGATATTTCAGCTAG
- a CDS encoding cobalamin-binding protein encodes MTNSNIRIVSLIPSATEILATLGLADAIVGRSHECDYPPEIKNLPVCTQARLNTDEPSDNIHTKVNDLLQSALSIYQIKTEVLEQLQPTHILTQDQCDVCAVSLPEVEKAVANFVSTSPKIISLQPNLIEDVWADIEQVAHIFNVDSVKILENLEARVKIIQQKIQGLSLNELPKVACIEWTDPLMTAANWIPELVNLAGGQSLFSVPGEPSVILEWDTLIATNPDVIVFMPCGFDLIRTRKEAELLTQRSEWQKLHANQTGRVYITDGNAYFNRSGPRLVDSLEILAEMLHPEIFDYGYKGTAWEEL; translated from the coding sequence ATGACTAATAGCAATATCAGAATTGTTTCTTTGATACCAAGTGCAACGGAGATTTTAGCCACATTGGGGTTAGCTGATGCAATTGTAGGGCGATCGCATGAGTGCGACTATCCCCCAGAAATCAAAAATCTTCCTGTCTGTACACAAGCCCGCTTGAACACTGATGAGCCTAGCGACAATATTCACACTAAGGTCAATGATTTGTTGCAATCGGCACTGAGTATTTATCAAATCAAAACTGAGGTTTTAGAGCAGTTACAACCTACTCACATTCTGACTCAAGATCAGTGTGATGTTTGTGCAGTTAGCTTGCCAGAAGTTGAAAAAGCAGTTGCTAATTTCGTCTCAACTTCACCAAAAATTATTTCTTTACAGCCTAATCTTATTGAAGATGTGTGGGCTGATATTGAACAAGTTGCTCATATCTTTAATGTAGATTCAGTAAAAATACTAGAAAATTTAGAAGCAAGAGTTAAAATTATTCAGCAAAAAATTCAGGGACTTTCACTTAACGAATTGCCTAAAGTTGCTTGTATTGAATGGACAGATCCTTTAATGACAGCAGCAAACTGGATTCCCGAATTAGTCAACTTGGCGGGTGGACAGTCACTATTTAGTGTTCCAGGCGAACCTTCAGTAATTTTGGAATGGGACACACTCATTGCCACCAATCCAGATGTGATTGTATTTATGCCTTGTGGCTTTGATTTAATTCGCACTCGCAAAGAAGCTGAGTTATTAACTCAACGTTCAGAATGGCAAAAACTTCACGCCAATCAAACAGGCAGAGTTTATATTACTGATGGGAATGCTTACTTCAACCGTTCAGGGCCACGATTAGTAGATTCTTTAGAAATTTTGGCAGAAATGCTGCATCCAGAAATTTTTGACTATGGTTACAAAGGTACAGCTTGGGAAGAACTGTAA
- a CDS encoding protealysin inhibitor emfourin: MRITFERTGGFAGITKKTTLDTNTLPAKEAKELPLLVQAADLFHLPAQIPAPNPQSDRFQYRLTVEDNDQQHTVIVSEAALPGTLRPLIEWLNNAAKQK, translated from the coding sequence ATGCGGATCACGTTTGAACGCACAGGCGGCTTTGCTGGGATAACTAAAAAAACCACCCTTGATACCAACACTCTGCCAGCAAAAGAAGCAAAAGAACTACCATTATTAGTCCAAGCGGCTGATTTATTTCATTTACCTGCACAAATTCCCGCGCCTAATCCTCAAAGCGATCGCTTTCAGTATAGGTTAACTGTAGAAGACAACGATCAACAGCACACAGTAATTGTCAGTGAAGCCGCCTTACCAGGAACTTTAAGACCTCTCATTGAATGGCTAAATAACGCAGCCAAGCAAAAATAA
- a CDS encoding pentapeptide repeat-containing protein, producing the protein MTKLFFQRQVTLREARRFAENFAFVFLCVLLLSFLLPSSAVATQTQLERTPLTLEILQERLSKPILREGNLTVDLREMVIDLRPENGSFRDAFYQLLRKELQKAGAKPLGLDLSYSVIQGDFIGSDLGLRTPLYAQAIAPIFTATEQAQLESLRLVCLQSLAMSNDKPLHVYALPNSKDCRSLLATDANTSGEINVFRGTLTLTNTRFNGQVQFLNTFFLQSVDAQNATFLQPINWSEARFSRVVSFMNANFRQASNFQGSIFFDKANFKQVQFQELADFHGSFFAEVANFNQGLFKQLAKFNKVQWQGNINFSDVRFANQVQFTKANFNQFLLLTEATFEQAVSFREAQFNQPINLHGASILNLADFSDARFAKNAFLNVSGLSFNSNQAKILGNLGQIGKMFCVTSLQGNQNILRNLGQNFRQQQQIADANQIEYTKQRLRLIELSQSLLRTNINSASINRLINLGFSATQADAIINRRTIRMFRYSTELLTLADIDLETYNKLNNHLSFAEPLGFGGWILQAWSLFALTLLLLLSGYGTNFWLAFGVGGVAIAYFGLLFWLIDRYRRLHPVPIIPTYYETVSILIGFSCLEFLSLLAIFRNAEQPWLTLGCLLIIIIPVPITLIIQLYQQGRYHDLMDFSYFTEDGTFRQLRLLIGRLPVIPRNATFRERYMPLLSDRRWNWLNYYDFSLNNLVRLGFNDIRLRDQHLPGIIATLAWYQWSLGVLYITLILWTLSRTIPGLNLLIYLK; encoded by the coding sequence TTGACTAAATTATTTTTTCAACGCCAAGTTACGCTGAGGGAAGCGCGGAGGTTCGCGGAGAATTTCGCCTTTGTGTTCCTCTGCGTTTTATTGTTGAGTTTTTTATTACCTTCTTCTGCTGTAGCTACACAGACTCAATTAGAACGTACACCCCTAACTCTGGAAATATTACAAGAAAGATTAAGCAAACCCATACTCCGCGAAGGTAATTTAACTGTGGATTTGCGAGAGATGGTGATTGATTTGCGTCCAGAGAATGGCAGTTTTCGTGATGCTTTTTATCAGTTATTGCGGAAAGAATTACAAAAAGCTGGTGCGAAACCTTTGGGTTTAGACCTCAGCTATTCTGTGATTCAGGGTGATTTCATTGGGAGTGATTTGGGTTTACGCACACCTTTATATGCTCAAGCGATCGCACCAATTTTCACCGCTACAGAACAAGCACAACTAGAAAGTTTACGTCTAGTTTGTTTACAATCACTAGCGATGTCTAACGACAAGCCGCTTCACGTCTACGCTTTACCTAACTCTAAAGATTGTCGCTCACTTTTGGCAACTGATGCAAATACTTCTGGTGAAATTAATGTTTTTCGTGGGACTTTAACTCTGACAAATACTCGCTTTAATGGGCAAGTGCAGTTCCTCAATACTTTTTTTCTCCAGTCTGTAGATGCTCAAAATGCGACGTTCTTGCAACCAATAAATTGGAGTGAAGCTAGATTTAGCCGTGTGGTTAGCTTTATGAATGCTAATTTCCGGCAAGCTAGTAATTTTCAAGGGAGTATTTTTTTTGATAAAGCTAATTTTAAACAAGTTCAATTTCAAGAACTTGCTGATTTTCATGGTAGTTTTTTTGCAGAAGTGGCTAACTTTAACCAAGGGTTGTTTAAGCAGTTAGCTAAATTTAACAAAGTACAATGGCAAGGTAATATTAATTTTTCTGATGTACGCTTTGCTAATCAAGTTCAATTTACCAAGGCAAATTTTAATCAGTTTTTGTTGTTGACAGAAGCAACTTTTGAACAAGCTGTGAGTTTTCGGGAAGCTCAATTTAATCAGCCTATAAATCTGCACGGTGCGAGTATTCTGAATTTAGCAGACTTTAGTGATGCGAGGTTCGCTAAAAATGCTTTTTTAAATGTATCTGGGTTAAGTTTTAACTCTAACCAAGCCAAAATTTTAGGTAATCTTGGTCAAATTGGCAAAATGTTTTGTGTAACTAGTTTACAAGGTAATCAAAATATTTTGCGGAATTTAGGACAAAATTTTCGTCAACAACAACAAATTGCTGATGCTAACCAAATAGAATATACCAAACAGCGTCTCAGGTTAATTGAGTTAAGTCAAAGTTTGCTGAGAACAAATATTAATAGTGCTTCGATAAATCGTTTGATTAACTTGGGTTTTTCAGCAACACAAGCAGACGCAATCATTAACCGTCGGACTATCAGAATGTTTCGTTATAGTACTGAGTTATTAACTTTAGCAGATATTGATTTAGAAACATATAATAAACTCAATAATCACCTGAGTTTTGCTGAGCCACTAGGTTTTGGCGGATGGATATTACAAGCTTGGAGTTTGTTCGCTTTAACTCTATTGCTGTTATTAAGTGGTTATGGCACAAATTTTTGGTTAGCCTTTGGTGTCGGTGGTGTGGCGATCGCTTATTTTGGTTTACTATTTTGGCTAATAGATCGTTACCGTCGTCTCCATCCTGTACCAATTATTCCCACCTACTATGAAACTGTCTCTATATTAATAGGTTTTAGCTGTTTAGAATTTTTGAGTTTATTAGCTATTTTTCGCAATGCTGAACAGCCTTGGTTAACGCTGGGATGTTTATTGATAATTATTATCCCTGTACCAATCACTTTAATCATCCAACTATATCAACAAGGACGCTATCACGATTTAATGGATTTTTCTTACTTCACAGAGGATGGAACTTTCCGACAATTAAGATTATTGATTGGACGCTTACCAGTGATACCTAGGAATGCCACATTTCGGGAAAGATATATGCCATTGTTGAGCGATCGCCGCTGGAATTGGTTGAATTATTATGACTTTAGTCTCAACAATTTAGTGAGATTAGGATTTAATGATATTCGTCTGCGCGACCAACATTTACCAGGGATAATTGCTACCCTTGCTTGGTATCAATGGAGCTTAGGTGTACTGTATATTACCCTAATTTTGTGGACACTTTCGCGCACAATTCCCGGATTGAATTTGTTGATTTATCTGAAATAA
- a CDS encoding GNAT family N-acetyltransferase — MYTLKTLQSGDEAWLENFLLQHADTSMFLRSNWREAGLLDQGARFQGTYIAAIADAAIVAVAAHYWNGMLIVQAPVHLAEVVQATVAQSHRPISGIAGPAEQVEATKQVLELVARPTQLDESEILFSLALPNLQVPPALLGEVECRLPYPEEFDLLSQWCAEFNVEALGQANTHNLILNCRRELEARQARARHWVLVLKDTPIAYTTFNAWLPEIVQIGGVWTPPPLRGKGYAKCVVAGSLLEARSHGVERAILFTNQENHPAQAAYQGLGFRPTGEEFGLVIFSD; from the coding sequence GTGTATACCTTAAAAACCTTGCAATCTGGTGATGAAGCATGGCTAGAAAATTTTCTATTGCAACACGCTGACACGTCCATGTTTCTGCGATCAAATTGGCGCGAAGCTGGACTACTTGACCAAGGTGCAAGGTTTCAAGGAACATACATAGCGGCGATCGCTGATGCGGCTATAGTTGCAGTGGCCGCCCATTATTGGAATGGGATGCTTATAGTTCAAGCACCAGTGCATTTGGCAGAAGTGGTACAAGCAACGGTAGCGCAGTCCCATCGTCCGATTTCGGGAATTGCAGGCCCAGCAGAACAAGTTGAGGCTACTAAGCAAGTGTTGGAACTTGTAGCGCGACCAACTCAGCTTGATGAAAGCGAGATATTGTTTTCTTTAGCATTGCCAAACTTACAAGTACCTCCAGCTTTATTGGGCGAAGTGGAATGTCGATTACCTTATCCTGAAGAGTTCGATTTACTCAGCCAGTGGTGTGCTGAATTTAATGTGGAAGCATTAGGACAAGCTAACACTCATAATTTAATCTTAAATTGTCGCCGTGAGCTAGAAGCACGCCAAGCTAGAGCTAGACATTGGGTATTGGTACTAAAAGATACTCCCATAGCTTATACTACCTTCAACGCTTGGTTGCCAGAAATTGTGCAGATTGGTGGTGTCTGGACACCGCCACCACTTAGGGGTAAAGGTTATGCTAAATGTGTCGTAGCTGGCTCATTATTAGAAGCGCGATCGCATGGTGTTGAACGTGCCATATTATTTACTAATCAAGAAAACCACCCAGCCCAAGCAGCATACCAAGGCTTAGGTTTTCGTCCGACTGGGGAAGAATTTGGTTTAGTAATTTTTAGTGATTAG
- a CDS encoding M4 family metallopeptidase: MARKKKSSSSRFQHLLHTRCPICCIVPPHMLEHVAVNGNPQQRAWAFHTLNVSAQLRGRRDVVGNIFFSPSPGEKRRTIYDAKNGQQLPGTVVRHEGDPPSTDEAVNEAYDAAGATYDLYYEVFERNSVDDKGLRLDSTVHYGVKYDNAFWNGDQMVYGDGDGELFQRFTKCIDIIGHELTHGVTQYEAGLQYYGEPGALNESFSDVFGSLVKQRLKNQTADQADWIIGEGLLAPGVKGIGIRSMKAPGTAYDDPVLGKDPQPAHIRDKFTGWEDNAGVHINSGIPNYAFYLAAVEIGGYAWEKAGKIWYIALRDRLRNQAQFKTAANITIQVAGELYGIDSLEQKAVQNAWQKVGII; the protein is encoded by the coding sequence ATGGCTCGTAAGAAAAAATCATCGAGTTCTAGATTTCAGCATTTACTACATACCAGATGTCCTATTTGTTGCATTGTTCCACCTCACATGCTAGAACATGTGGCTGTAAATGGTAATCCTCAGCAACGTGCATGGGCGTTTCATACACTAAATGTTTCCGCGCAGTTACGCGGACGACGGGATGTTGTCGGGAATATTTTCTTCTCTCCTTCTCCTGGTGAGAAGCGACGGACTATCTACGATGCCAAAAATGGACAACAACTTCCTGGTACTGTGGTACGGCATGAGGGTGATCCTCCAAGTACTGATGAAGCAGTGAATGAAGCTTATGATGCTGCTGGAGCTACTTATGACTTGTATTATGAGGTGTTTGAACGCAACTCTGTTGATGATAAGGGTTTGCGTTTAGATTCTACCGTACACTACGGTGTCAAATATGACAACGCCTTTTGGAACGGCGACCAAATGGTTTACGGTGATGGTGACGGAGAACTATTTCAACGCTTCACTAAATGTATAGATATTATTGGGCATGAGTTAACACATGGAGTTACTCAATACGAAGCTGGTTTGCAATATTATGGCGAACCAGGGGCGTTAAATGAGTCATTCTCTGATGTTTTTGGTTCTTTAGTGAAACAAAGGCTAAAAAATCAAACAGCCGATCAAGCCGACTGGATTATTGGAGAAGGCCTTTTAGCGCCTGGTGTGAAGGGTATTGGGATTCGCTCGATGAAAGCCCCAGGAACAGCCTATGATGATCCTGTACTGGGCAAAGATCCACAACCAGCACATATACGAGATAAGTTTACTGGTTGGGAAGATAATGCAGGAGTGCATATAAATTCCGGTATCCCCAACTATGCTTTTTATTTAGCAGCAGTGGAGATTGGAGGCTATGCTTGGGAAAAAGCAGGGAAAATTTGGTACATTGCTTTGCGCGATCGCTTGCGTAACCAAGCACAATTTAAAACCGCAGCTAACATCACTATCCAAGTCGCAGGAGAACTTTATGGTATTGACAGCCTAGAACAAAAAGCTGTGCAGAATGCCTGGCAAAAGGTAGGAATAATTTAG